The sequence below is a genomic window from Chanos chanos chromosome 16, fChaCha1.1, whole genome shotgun sequence.
TGAAAGAGGAGCCTTGTATAGGGTAGAGGAGTGCCTCCCAGAATAAAAAGCAAGGCACTGACATGTGAATTACTCACTAATAGTGACTGTCCCTAGTGTTGGACCCAAGGGGTCCAACCTCAAGACAAGGACATCAGATTCTCATGCACCACATAGTCACCTTGAACCTGCCAGGGGTAAAGTATTAATTGCACACTAGTGGTTTCTGAAGTACGATCACCTCAGTCAAGAGCCAAGATAGTAACTTACATGCTGTGCCACGCGCAGTGTCAAGGAACAGGAATATGGCAAAGGCAGCTGCGGTACCAACAGTACAGCAGGGGGCATCACTTCCTCCAAGCAGAATCCAAACTCAACTGAGGTAATGTGGCATCCTTGGCCACCACAACCACAAACTGACCATCCCTTGTGCACTGCATTGTCACTGGTAGTGATTGGCAGGAGGAAAAGCAGAGCATGCAGTTGCACGCTAATGACGCACACCAAGGCAAAAACCATGTACTGCTGCATCCTCACCTGCTTTCTCATAATAGCATTAACATCCATCAAAACAGCAGTTTATGGATTCACATTAAGCGGGAGTGAAATCAGACTCCCCACACTGCACCTTTTTGTGATTGTCCACGCTGCATCTTTGAAACAGCTCAGATTTGGGCTGGGACTGCTTAAGCTTGAGTCTTGGAGAGCTGGGTTGCTGAGACCATTGGGAGGCTAGAGATTGTGTTTGTTGTGCTCCTGGTTTCCAAAGGCTGGGAACAACATCACCAACCCAGACAGAAAAGACCAGCAATACTACAGCCCCTAACCATACTTCCCAAATGGATGTGATTGCAAAGCAGCCTCTTGTGGCACTATTAATAGAGGTCTGATTAGTACTTGTGGAATGCTACCCCATCCCTTCCAGAAATAGGCAATTAAAGATTTCACAGGTGAGGCTGCTCATTAGGAGTCAAACAGAGCAAATACTAGGCACAAACAGGAAGACCCCCCCCAATTTGTGCATTAAAAAAAGCGtaaaatgactgtaattatgtgacaaatgtaattatattatataatgTGAGACTAAATTATATTTTTGGTGGTGTCTAGAAAAATGGCTATTCAAAACATGCTCTGAATAGAGGAAGAAATTTACTTTTCTACAATCTTTTTTGTGATACTGTGTTAAGTGAAACTAGAAATAAGATTTCAAAGTGCCTTCAAGCTGTTCCATCTTTAGCATAATTTTATCTTTGACCAAAACTTGAATCATTAAGTCTCAAACTTATGACCCTGGTATGCAACAGTCCTCTGAGAGTTTTATGAAGACTATTGATGGATCCCATAATCTGATGTCTGAACATAACTGGCACATTTGTTCACTTTCCAATTTCTGCTTAAGTCAGAATTTGGGCCCTCACACAAACTTTAGTTCTTGCAGATGATCACTGACCTTTAGGATAATCCTTTTGCATTACTAAAGGTCACCAACATGTTTTTATAGCCTCAATTTACACAAAACATTATTCTTCAAAACACTTGGTCTTTCATTGCCCAAATTGACCACAAGTATAACCATGAGACATTTGAGCTGATAGGACCATTCTGAGGTAGGGCAGTGAAACCATTATGATTCAGAATCCTCAGTTGGAAAAGgcaacaaatgtattttttaaaaagcccaCATTGAGTCTCCTTTGCATATAGTTTGGTTTCTTAGACATGTATAAGCTTTGAGAATAGGGTGTCAGTAATTCAACTGTGTTCACTGGTGAAGAAAGCAGGCATAGAAGGTCATTTTGATAGTGGTTGCAATAGCTGTGCATTACTGACTGTAAAGCCAATATGTTCCATGCAGATGGCTCATTGTTTGAGCCGAAGAGGCACCTTGATCCCACAGGGAAAGTTTAGAGATGtccaacaccacccccccccccaaaacagacTGGCACAGTTCATGGGTATTTTATAGCTCTTTATTTGGTAGAACTTCAACCAGCCAATGAATTCTCCTTGACAACGAGACTGAGGGAAGCTTCACCCTCCCATTCAAGAGCTAGGAACAAAAAGGAAACCAGTTAGTCCACACAGAACAGTGCTCCCATGACAGGGCATCAAAGAATTCTTGCTCAAGTTAGTCCACACCTGCATCTGCCTTTAGATCTCTTCCCTTCCTAAAGCCACAGCCAGAATCGCAGCAGCCACACACCTGGTCATCTCTATCCGCGGCAGTCCATCTGAGGGAGACGGCTTGTTTAAGCTACAGGAACCTTAACTGCTTGGGATCAGAACGTACTGGACACATACCCATTGGGAGAGAAGGAACAAGCCTTGTGCTCCGCGTCGGTAGGAGATGAAGCCGCCGTGGCCTTCAAGAAGCACGTGATGTAGATCTGCAAAAGCAGCTTGGCTCAGCAAGACTTGCCCTAAAGCTCAAGAAACGGTACAAAGGAGCAGACTTCCAAGCCACAACACCAACGTCCCCTTACGTACCAGGCCGCTGTCCTGCTGGAACCTGAAGGCCTCCAACTGAAACTGGAGCTTATCGTCCTGGATCCTGTTCAGGAAGCGTGAATCCGAGCCCGTAATCTTAGCGTCGACCATGCACCTGCAGGAAGGAATGCATATCGTCGCTGTACTTCAGGAGCGAGCTCATTCTTTTGGGAGGACCCACCCTTACCCGTGGTTGTCAATGAAGGTATAACTGGGAACAGAGTTCACGTCCGGGGCCATGGTAGCCACGcaactgtccacaaacacacgcagggGCACGTGCATGTACTGCATCACAACAGCTTCAATATGGATGAGGTCACCCAGGAAGTACTGATTGGAAGGTCTCTCAAACTGCCAGTCATCTGCAAAGAAAAGCCAGTATTGAAGCAACATCCACGTTAGACGGAGGATTTTCACAGCCCTACCCACCAGTCATGAGCCGAAGGGAGAAAACAAGGAGTTCCTCTGCGATCTTGGTGGCAGCATAAGGGATCCAAGTGGGTCTCAGGGCATCACTGCTCACATCAGCTCTCCTGTAGTTCAGATGCAGGCATTGCATTTATTGCCACAAACCTCACTCTGAAATTAGACCAGCAACCAAAAAGTGCAGGAAGGGTGTGGGAGCAGAAATCACACCTCACCTTGCATAGTGACACTCGATACCAACCACAGCATCGCCCGTCCTAACAACTGGAGTGCCACTGAGAGCCTCTGGTGCATAGACAAGGGTGAAGGAGTAGATGAGCCCATCCTCAGTCATCTGCATTGAACACAGCAGTTAGTGTATAGAATTCAGCTTTGGGCTCACGGCACTCAATTCATTGTCCAAATGCGTACCCTACCGTTAGTACACTGCCACACGCCTGCAGTTCAGATTCAAAGATCAGGGTCTGAGTTGCTGCATCTTCCCCAGCAGCAGCACAATCTCCCAGGGTAAGAGCTGATGGCTGGATGGGCTGGTTGATGCCAAAGAGGTCCTTCTTCACCTCCACCTGCACCACGTTCTCACCACACCGAACCGCAACAGTGTTAGCAGGAAGAGGCGTTTTCAATTCAAATGCCACCTCTGGCTTCTCTGCTTCCACTGGAGCTATTGGAAACCTCCAAGCCAACTCCTTGACAGGACCCTGCAGCACCTGCTTGGACTGGAAGTCCACTGGCTCTTGCACAGGTTTCTGCATTGGCCTCTGCCGCTTAGGAGCTTCCTGCTGAACGGGCTTTCCATGTTGAGGCTCCTGAGGAGCTTGCACCGGTTCTTCATGGCTGAACTGCTGTGGTGTTTGCTGCCATGTTGGCATTTGCCAAGATGCCTGCTGCGCCTCACTCAAGCTAAGGGCAAATAGTACCAGCAATCCACCAAAACCAAACTTGAATCCCATAATTGCAACCACAAAGGCACTCTCATCTGCACGCCTACCCTGGTCTTGCCTTTTTGAGGCACACGGAACAGGTGTGGCTCCGCCCACCAAAGACGAGTCTAATTAACCACTGGACCTTTTGAGTTAAAAAGCTTTACTCCAtatgtttcttttaaataatacaggtttaaaaaCATCTGAAAGTTTAGGTAGGTTTCAAGATTTTTTGGGTCATTGCTTCTCTCAAATGTAAGACTGACCATGTAAAATTCAAAGGATTGGTGAAAAATCACACAGCTAATGCAGATTTGTGTGGGACCTATAGTGCTCGACTGAATTCCAATGGTCTCTTTTgaaaagagcccccccccccccagccatgTAAACATACAACTCGTATGGCTAACGATTCAGATTGCGTTTACACCACAGATAATGAgtcttttcccccctccacccactcTGCTAAGCTGTACTAGTTCCCACCAGTTTTCTCTGCTTTGGAAGAAGCCTGTGTATGTTCAGTGGTTCAGCGGATGGACATCTGAAACACAGCCTTTTATATAATTGTGAGAATTGCAGCAATGATTTGGTCTCGTTTATTATGTCATATCCAGTGTTGGGATGTGATTGCTGTCCAAATCACTGCATATTTAGAGCTCTGTTTTGAGCCGGTGAGCTTCGTTCTGTCTCTACCATCATCTCTCACCATCTCCTGCCAtccttctgtgtctgtgatctttttatgttctcctttctctttttaggCAACTTCCTCAGCTGTAGCTCAGTTTACACCAGGGAATTGGGTGTATTGCTACTTTCAATGTGATGTATGGCAGTGAAAAAATGGCCGGGGTGAAAGGAACACAAGGCCTAggtcactctcactcactcattatctaagccgcttatcctattcagggtcacagggggtgctgcagcctatcccagcactaatagggcgaaaggcagggaaacaccctggacaggtcgctagtccattgcagggcagacacacaaacactctcacacacacattcatacctagggacaatttagtgtctctaattcacctaacctgcatgtctttggactgtgggaggaaacccacgcagacatggggagaatgAGAACATGCAAATGTAGCATGCGGCTCCCACCACTGCTGGTAGTGGGGGTAATCTGGTAAAGACTGCAATTCCACTGGACCAGAATCAGAGGATCCAAGACTGGAACAGGAGGCGGAAAGGGTGATTTGCAATATTCAATGACCACGCAAGACAAAAAGTTATGAACTGGTACCTTGCATCTCTTtgattataataaaataaagtaaataacaTTTGGTTCAGTATGCAGTTCAATTATGCAACAAATTATTTCCTTTATCactacactgcgtgaaaagaggtgtatccggactggaatactcctgtatattcccggatactcgacagataatcggctgtatccggcagtttgcagctctgttacgcggcatggaatactcctgaatatgtaccgtgtttgggggtctgcctagagcccttagttgccatggtgaataatcccttgggggtgcttgcaagggaatatttgcacttcacaccttgggccaccaggtatcctgcaattggtcaaaagtctcactttggattggtggagcaatgtcttgcccctcctctaaaacccttccccattggtccattgtgggtccccataCATGATTTCATatagtttttattatttatattattgttgttattattattattattattattattggtggtggtgttgttttatattcataggtagattgtatagatagtctggcaaacaaaaatgaattatacaaattttattataaataaaaaaaatacagtataatataaattataaggcatagaaattgacaattttatatatatatctcaatgtacaacatataacagaatagaatacattagaaaaGAATACACtttaatatcatagtatataatacaaatgctttttgggagcataaatgaaactctaaatgttgagcattcccaagaacaacccagcttccgtggtctccattgtgaatctatccgcaacAGCttgtgcatggtgattcacaacatatttttggtctatgtccagtctattctgtagcaccccacacagtgcagacaactctgtgctaggcgggaggacccacgctggccttccatccaagatggtgtcctcctcttcagaaattatatctactgatgcggtcctctgtatggcagcctcttcctcagtttaaagaacactagctctggccttgtgctgctgcacaacacagtgaacacagaaattagatcactgaaaacagcaaatggagaaaaagtctaagaactactggggaaatgatgtttgacttactcttctcctttGCTttgttcgagtggcgatcctgcccccctctttgttctctagattcccttcttggttcatcctgtaactctttcgaatagtctcagtaggtcttgcaggatgctagagagaaaaaaagtggagaagaaaggaagattgattaaaagttcgtttagaattccaggcactgctatgaaacaatcacgacgatatagcctaccaacaaaacacgttgtcttaccttgtccgtggatcatatctgtgcgtgttgtttacagcattatgcattctccgcacagcttcctgtaaaagcaaaattagtacaagagttaaattcaaccacattaagggataaagcagataaagaaatgtgaacgtatcagaatgtgcggcagtcaaagacaaaagccagaagg
It includes:
- the LOC115829899 gene encoding zona pellucida sperm-binding protein 3-like; amino-acid sequence: MGFKFGFGGLLVLFALSLSEAQQASWQMPTWQQTPQQFSHEEPVQAPQEPQHGKPVQQEAPKRQRPMQKPVQEPVDFQSKQVLQGPVKELAWRFPIAPVEAEKPEVAFELKTPLPANTVAVRCGENVVQVEVKKDLFGINQPIQPSALTLGDCAAAGEDAATQTLIFESELQACGSVLTMTEDGLIYSFTLVYAPEALSGTPVVRTGDAVVGIECHYARRADVSSDALRPTWIPYAATKIAEELLVFSLRLMTDDWQFERPSNQYFLGDLIHIEAVVMQYMHVPLRVFVDSCVATMAPDVNSVPSYTFIDNHGCMVDAKITGSDSRFLNRIQDDKLQFQLEAFRFQQDSGLIYITCFLKATAASSPTDAEHKACSFSPNGWTAADRDDQVCGCCDSGCGFRKGRDLKADAALEWEGEASLSLVVKENSLAG